A DNA window from Thermomicrobiales bacterium contains the following coding sequences:
- a CDS encoding S9 family peptidase — translation MADIRMLPFEVAVSATVLADIQISPDGSQIAYVTAAASVEGEFRTSVIWIVASEGGTPRRLTTSESGDGAPRWSPDGSSVAFLSDRLKKGSPQAYVIAVDGGEAVRLTNQEGPVTDLDWSPDGKQIAFTSFDGESPDAKRRAEEREDWLVVDADIKRATLWVIDVPDDPRASTSFPEPRRISPEGLHVGALSGRSFSWAPDSKGLAAIVAPGPKADFLFSPDMATFDLDGNMNNLGNFPGLGDRPLYSPDGSTLGFIGCEREMPSLFALRTIPAVGGESTVVLPDYKGSFTSVAWLPEGDRMLAMIEEGQQHAIRFVDVEAKSAEAAFSLPAGSVGRCPNPLSVSSDGSRVAFARSGMQSLSDLYVADVGGTPQKVTDLNPWQSDYDFGEMREVSWTSTDGMEIEGLLILPVGYEEGQRYPLLLHIHGGPCGAWTSQLYANWHDWGQFLAQRGYAVLMPNPRGSSGQGSDFLCAIVGCYGEPDWDDLITGVDAMIEQGIADPERLVVGGWSGGGFLTNWTITHSNRFKAAVSGAGISNWVSFQGTADVRGVFDAYLGSVIDDVEVHWRLSPIRVIGNAKTPTLILYGAADARVPPTQGYELYEGLKALGVETQLVTYPREPHTIGERKHQLDLIQRVVDWYDRHLGIDRGE, via the coding sequence GTGGCCGATATTCGTATGCTGCCATTTGAAGTAGCCGTATCCGCAACCGTGCTTGCCGACATCCAGATCTCGCCGGATGGCAGCCAGATCGCGTACGTCACGGCCGCCGCGTCGGTCGAGGGCGAATTCAGGACCAGTGTAATCTGGATCGTCGCCTCTGAGGGTGGCACCCCGCGACGCTTGACGACCTCCGAGTCCGGCGATGGTGCGCCGCGCTGGTCGCCGGACGGCTCGTCCGTCGCGTTCCTCTCAGATCGCCTCAAGAAGGGCTCGCCGCAGGCCTATGTCATCGCTGTCGATGGCGGCGAGGCTGTGCGGCTGACCAACCAGGAAGGCCCGGTTACTGACCTCGACTGGTCGCCGGACGGCAAGCAGATAGCGTTCACGTCGTTCGACGGCGAGTCACCGGACGCGAAGCGACGCGCCGAGGAGCGCGAAGACTGGCTGGTCGTTGATGCCGACATCAAGCGCGCGACGCTCTGGGTGATCGACGTCCCCGACGACCCTCGTGCGTCGACGTCCTTCCCTGAGCCGCGCCGAATCTCGCCGGAGGGGTTGCACGTCGGCGCGCTGTCGGGCCGCTCGTTCTCCTGGGCGCCGGACTCGAAGGGGCTCGCGGCGATCGTCGCGCCGGGGCCGAAAGCAGATTTCCTGTTCTCTCCCGACATGGCGACGTTCGACCTCGACGGCAACATGAACAACCTCGGCAACTTCCCCGGTCTCGGCGACCGCCCGCTCTACAGTCCGGACGGGTCGACGCTGGGGTTTATCGGCTGCGAGCGAGAGATGCCGTCGCTGTTCGCGCTGCGCACGATCCCGGCTGTTGGCGGCGAATCAACCGTCGTCCTGCCCGACTACAAGGGCTCGTTCACCAGCGTCGCCTGGCTGCCCGAGGGCGACAGGATGTTGGCGATGATTGAGGAAGGCCAGCAGCACGCCATCCGCTTTGTCGATGTTGAAGCGAAGTCGGCCGAGGCGGCGTTCTCGCTGCCGGCCGGATCAGTGGGGCGCTGCCCGAATCCGCTGAGCGTCTCCAGCGATGGCTCGCGGGTTGCCTTCGCGCGATCAGGCATGCAGTCGCTCTCCGACCTCTACGTCGCAGACGTGGGTGGCACGCCGCAGAAGGTCACCGACCTCAATCCGTGGCAGAGCGACTACGACTTCGGCGAGATGCGCGAAGTCTCGTGGACGTCCACCGATGGCATGGAGATCGAGGGGCTGCTCATTCTGCCGGTTGGGTATGAGGAGGGCCAGCGTTATCCGCTGCTGCTGCACATCCACGGCGGGCCGTGCGGCGCATGGACCAGCCAACTCTACGCGAACTGGCACGACTGGGGCCAGTTCCTGGCGCAGCGCGGCTATGCCGTGTTGATGCCGAATCCGCGCGGCTCGTCCGGCCAGGGCTCGGACTTCCTCTGCGCCATCGTCGGTTGCTACGGCGAGCCGGACTGGGATGATCTCATCACCGGCGTCGATGCGATGATCGAGCAGGGCATTGCCGACCCGGAGCGCCTCGTCGTTGGTGGCTGGAGCGGTGGCGGCTTCCTGACTAACTGGACGATCACGCATAGCAATCGCTTCAAGGCTGCCGTGTCCGGCGCGGGTATCTCCAACTGGGTGAGCTTCCAGGGGACAGCTGACGTGCGCGGTGTCTTCGACGCCTACCTCGGCTCCGTCATCGACGATGTCGAGGTGCACTGGCGACTGTCACCAATTCGTGTCATCGGCAATGCCAAGACGCCGACGCTGATCCTCTACGGGGCTGCAGACGCGCGCGTTCCACCGACGCAGGGCTACGAGCTCTACGAAGGGCTCAAGGCGCTCGGCGTCGAGACTCAGCTCGTTACCTATCCGCGTGAACCGCACACGATCGGCGAGCGCAAGCACCAGCTCGATCTGATCCAGCGTGTCGTCGATTGGTACGACCGCCACCTCGGCATCGACCGCGGCGAATAG
- a CDS encoding Xaa-Pro peptidase family protein has translation MESALLQQRVERLRAGMRASGMDAAFLPYGSVLQYATGLETPITWEIGRQFGDWITGLVFRLDTDPVLILRPSWVGEYVDGLPFDVLVMPDGADPDQFLADSVHSLGLDSQTIGIPKMLWSQTLLSLQRALPTAKYLPMSDGWFDQVCAIKDAEEIAALERAAQITDAAFADVIAQIRPGMLDRELAIEVDYQLKRHGGDGFSFMPAIVVDGHGARYARTWIDRDDPKPLRRGASLAFDLGVRYRGYCSDFGRSAFIGEPDPTALAAWHSITRVIQAAMNVMGDGQITPAGIHDFVVEEVTKDGFRDQFSWYALGHSIGLDVHQDPWMTPQFTEPIRAGMCFALEPKIGIPGQFYVRCEDVVVVKADHARPLTRFPYDPIVIA, from the coding sequence ATGGAATCAGCGCTGCTTCAGCAGCGAGTCGAGCGCCTACGCGCCGGCATGCGCGCGTCCGGTATGGACGCTGCGTTCCTGCCGTATGGCTCAGTCCTGCAATATGCGACCGGACTGGAGACCCCGATCACCTGGGAGATCGGGCGGCAGTTCGGCGACTGGATCACTGGTCTGGTGTTCCGGCTGGACACAGACCCGGTACTCATCCTCCGCCCAAGCTGGGTTGGCGAGTACGTCGATGGGCTGCCGTTCGATGTGCTGGTGATGCCGGACGGCGCCGATCCCGACCAGTTCCTCGCCGATTCAGTCCACTCACTCGGGCTTGATAGCCAGACGATCGGCATCCCGAAGATGCTCTGGAGCCAGACGCTGCTGAGCCTGCAACGCGCACTGCCGACGGCGAAGTACCTGCCGATGTCGGACGGCTGGTTCGATCAGGTGTGCGCCATCAAAGACGCCGAAGAGATCGCCGCCCTTGAGCGGGCTGCGCAGATCACCGACGCCGCGTTTGCTGATGTCATCGCCCAGATCAGGCCCGGTATGCTCGACCGCGAACTGGCGATTGAGGTCGACTACCAGCTGAAGCGCCACGGCGGAGACGGGTTCTCTTTCATGCCGGCCATCGTTGTCGACGGTCACGGCGCGCGCTACGCACGGACCTGGATCGACCGCGACGATCCGAAGCCGTTGCGTCGCGGCGCGTCGCTGGCGTTTGATCTCGGCGTGCGCTATCGCGGCTATTGCTCCGACTTCGGACGCTCGGCGTTCATTGGCGAGCCGGATCCAACCGCGCTGGCCGCCTGGCACTCAATCACCCGCGTCATTCAGGCGGCGATGAATGTCATGGGCGACGGTCAGATAACGCCAGCGGGAATCCATGACTTCGTCGTCGAAGAGGTCACCAAAGACGGCTTCCGGGATCAGTTCTCGTGGTACGCGCTGGGTCACTCAATCGGGCTTGATGTCCATCAGGACCCTTGGATGACGCCGCAGTTCACTGAGCCGATCAGGGCCGGTATGTGCTTCGCGCTGGAGCCGAAGATCGGCATCCCCGGCCAGTTCTACGTTCGCTGCGAGGACGTTGTCGTCGTCAAGGCCGATCACGCCAGACCACTTACGCGTTTCCCCTATGATCCAATTGTCATCGCATGA
- a CDS encoding NlpC/P60 family protein gives MASVQWRGCRIKRGKALGILLLSGALFVSPIAPDLIPGGAAEVQAKEPTHSLTQSTRPWIALIARVSQEAGVPAGVMRALIAVESDGNVAIPNGSNGQQGLAQITPEMAGLVQVGGDLQQPDTNLTAASRYLNAAFARWGTWDLAVASYLGMIDDTGRYPAERHNRYSDAFGTLARYQQSLHSVMFDDATPLKQATALSYGLEAIGMPYLAGGDDIADGGFDCSGLVYWSFHMAGVELPHGSGAQWNATQRIDQSQLQPGDLVFFGGTWGAGISHAGIYAGNGYFLHSVDWGEPVQLTALSDSYWSRHLVGFGRIP, from the coding sequence GTGGCATCGGTACAGTGGAGGGGATGCCGTATCAAGCGGGGAAAAGCGCTTGGCATTCTGCTGCTGAGCGGGGCACTGTTTGTCTCGCCAATCGCTCCGGATCTGATTCCGGGCGGCGCAGCGGAAGTCCAGGCTAAGGAACCCACGCACTCGCTGACGCAGTCAACGAGGCCGTGGATCGCGCTGATCGCGCGCGTGTCACAGGAAGCCGGGGTTCCGGCAGGCGTGATGCGAGCGTTGATCGCTGTCGAATCGGACGGCAACGTGGCCATTCCGAACGGCTCCAATGGCCAACAGGGGTTAGCCCAGATCACGCCCGAGATGGCCGGCCTCGTGCAGGTCGGCGGCGATCTCCAACAACCGGACACCAACCTCACCGCCGCGTCACGTTACCTGAATGCGGCGTTCGCGCGCTGGGGTACCTGGGACCTCGCGGTCGCCTCATACCTCGGTATGATCGATGACACCGGTCGCTATCCAGCCGAGCGCCACAATCGCTATTCCGATGCCTTCGGGACGCTCGCTCGCTATCAACAATCGCTGCACAGCGTCATGTTCGACGACGCCACGCCGCTCAAGCAGGCGACAGCGCTGTCCTACGGCCTGGAAGCGATTGGTATGCCGTATCTAGCCGGTGGCGACGACATCGCCGACGGCGGATTCGACTGCTCGGGCCTGGTCTACTGGTCGTTTCACATGGCCGGTGTCGAGCTACCGCATGGCTCGGGCGCGCAGTGGAACGCGACGCAACGTATCGACCAGTCGCAATTGCAGCCGGGTGATCTCGTCTTCTTCGGCGGGACCTGGGGTGCCGGTATCTCGCACGCCGGCATCTACGCCGGTAACGGCTACTTCCTTCACTCCGTTGACTGGGGCGAGCCTGTCCAGCTGACAGCGCTCAGCGATTCCTACTGGAGCAGGCACCTTGTCGGCTTCGGTCGCATTCCGTAG
- a CDS encoding S9 family peptidase has product MNTTTMTVDDFLDLLQVSDANLRPQGDVVAYVVADSVTPARVRKAASRIWLVDCDGDSARPITAEGMRAHSPRWSPNGGHLAFLGSRDRSVPDQVHILGQLIGEARALTSGSASVADLAWLPTSDALIVAIADAAPDDEKSEHDAGRDWTVYEDAPRLTRLWRLDIASGNCTPVPHGDLHVWELAIAPDGKSAVAMVSDTSFNWDWYRGRLVRIDLESGEVTSLAVDAGQTTRPTWSPDSRQVASIVSAFSDQGMTGGDVQISGINGDLEVITTGHPRSYLQVLWHQPDQLLCAAIEDGELTVGRLSLSGDYDEIWRCQVGINRYGSTVLSAVDTAQGLRVAAVLSTPQHPAEVHVADVTADGLHRTMLTTTNPTIADRSLVAPETIRWTSSDGTPIQGLLLRPEARASGPLPTIVLVHGGPTALWGYDFMGSRSMGWGQMLAAQGYAILLPNPRGSMGWGRAFAEANVGDMGGSDLQDVLSGVDALVERGIADPDRLGIGGWSYGGYITAWAITQTNRFRAAVAGASITNWISFHGCSTIQDFDTVFYQDDPFGWDGRYGQFSPMAHVRRVSTPTLFLHGEKDPVCPVGQAHEMWRALRECDVETQLVVYPREGHGPIEREHARDVLERAVSWFRERV; this is encoded by the coding sequence GATGGCGATTCAGCTCGCCCGATCACTGCCGAGGGCATGCGGGCGCACTCACCACGCTGGTCGCCGAATGGCGGACATCTGGCGTTCCTCGGTTCGCGCGACAGGTCGGTTCCCGATCAGGTCCATATCCTCGGCCAGCTGATCGGCGAGGCACGTGCCCTGACATCCGGCTCGGCCAGCGTGGCCGATCTCGCCTGGCTGCCAACCAGCGATGCGCTCATCGTCGCCATCGCCGACGCCGCGCCAGATGATGAAAAGTCCGAGCACGACGCCGGACGCGACTGGACAGTGTACGAAGATGCTCCTCGCCTGACGCGGCTCTGGCGGCTCGACATCGCATCCGGAAACTGCACACCTGTTCCGCACGGTGATCTGCATGTCTGGGAGCTTGCCATCGCGCCAGACGGCAAATCCGCCGTCGCAATGGTTTCAGATACGTCGTTCAACTGGGATTGGTATCGCGGGCGCCTGGTGCGGATCGATCTGGAGAGCGGCGAGGTCACGTCGCTCGCGGTCGATGCCGGGCAGACAACGCGACCAACCTGGTCGCCTGACAGCAGACAGGTTGCGTCGATTGTGTCGGCATTCAGCGATCAGGGTATGACCGGCGGCGACGTCCAGATCAGCGGAATCAACGGCGATCTGGAGGTCATCACTACCGGACATCCGCGCTCGTATCTGCAGGTACTCTGGCATCAGCCGGACCAGCTCCTCTGCGCGGCGATCGAAGACGGCGAGCTGACCGTTGGACGACTCTCGCTCTCCGGCGACTACGACGAGATCTGGCGCTGCCAGGTCGGGATCAATCGCTACGGCAGCACGGTCCTGTCGGCGGTGGATACTGCGCAGGGGTTGCGGGTCGCAGCGGTCCTCAGCACGCCGCAGCACCCGGCCGAGGTCCATGTCGCGGACGTCACGGCCGACGGCCTGCACAGGACGATGCTTACCACCACGAACCCGACGATCGCAGATCGGTCGCTCGTTGCGCCGGAGACGATCCGCTGGACGTCGTCAGATGGCACACCGATTCAGGGGTTGCTGCTCCGTCCGGAAGCCAGAGCGAGCGGGCCGTTGCCGACGATCGTGCTGGTTCACGGCGGACCAACGGCGCTGTGGGGTTACGACTTCATGGGATCGCGATCGATGGGCTGGGGTCAGATGCTGGCGGCACAGGGATACGCAATCCTGCTGCCGAATCCGCGCGGCAGCATGGGCTGGGGGCGTGCCTTCGCGGAAGCCAACGTCGGCGACATGGGCGGCAGCGATCTGCAGGATGTCCTCAGCGGCGTCGATGCGCTGGTCGAACGCGGCATCGCCGATCCAGACCGGCTCGGCATCGGTGGCTGGAGCTATGGCGGCTATATCACCGCCTGGGCAATCACCCAGACGAACCGCTTCAGGGCCGCAGTCGCCGGCGCGTCGATCACTAACTGGATCTCATTCCACGGCTGCAGCACGATCCAGGACTTTGACACGGTGTTCTATCAGGACGACCCGTTCGGCTGGGACGGTCGCTACGGGCAGTTCTCGCCGATGGCCCATGTGCGCCGGGTTTCAACACCGACGCTCTTCCTGCACGGTGAGAAGGATCCGGTCTGCCCGGTCGGCCAGGCGCACGAGATGTGGCGGGCGCTTCGCGAGTGCGATGTCGAGACTCAGCTCGTCGTCTACCCCCGCGAAGGGCACGGGCCGATCGAGCGTGAGCACGCGCGCGATGTCCTGGAACGAGCCGTGAGCTGGTTCCGCGAACGGGTCTGA